One region of Natronorubrum aibiense genomic DNA includes:
- a CDS encoding HAD family hydrolase, with translation MNAVLFDMDGVIVNSEDYWVEFQRDDILPAAVPDADVDVAETTGMNYREIYDYLEAEYGTDISREVFVERFAEAAEAIYTEHVELLDGLPELLAELEDSGVETAVVSSSPHDWINIVLERFDLEGAFDHVISADDIDGASKPEPDVFEYAADEVGVSPAECLVVEDSENGVEAAARAGTTVVAYRIDAHDGLNLSSADVIVDSAAELRETVLEAVETDPATQYTD, from the coding sequence ATGAACGCAGTGCTGTTCGATATGGACGGCGTTATCGTCAACAGCGAGGACTACTGGGTCGAGTTCCAGCGCGACGACATTCTCCCCGCAGCGGTGCCCGACGCGGACGTCGACGTCGCCGAGACGACCGGAATGAACTACCGCGAGATCTACGACTATCTCGAGGCCGAGTATGGCACCGACATCTCCCGTGAGGTGTTCGTCGAACGCTTTGCTGAGGCCGCCGAGGCGATCTACACCGAGCACGTCGAGCTGCTGGACGGCCTCCCCGAACTGCTCGCGGAACTCGAGGACAGCGGCGTCGAGACGGCGGTCGTCTCCTCGTCGCCCCACGACTGGATCAACATCGTCCTCGAACGGTTCGACCTCGAGGGCGCGTTCGATCACGTGATCAGCGCCGACGACATCGACGGGGCGAGCAAGCCCGAACCCGACGTCTTCGAGTACGCCGCCGACGAGGTCGGCGTTTCCCCAGCGGAGTGTCTCGTTGTCGAAGATTCGGAAAACGGAGTCGAAGCGGCGGCGCGTGCCGGCACCACGGTTGTCGCCTACCGGATCGACGCCCACGACGGGCTCAATCTCTCGTCGGCCGACGTGATCGTCGATTCGGCCGCCGAGCTTCGGGAGACGGTTCTCGAGGCTGTCGAGACTGATCCGGCAACACAGTACACGGACTGA